Proteins from a genomic interval of Oncorhynchus nerka isolate Pitt River linkage group LG13, Oner_Uvic_2.0, whole genome shotgun sequence:
- the LOC115117953 gene encoding leucyl-cystinyl aminopeptidase-like isoform X1 has product MEDPFDSERASLPRNMIENSMFEEEPDVVDLAKDSTAFPALEPDEVVYEPRSSRLLVRGLGENDLDDEEEDYESSARLLGMSFMNRSSTHNPSPSPYNRQAPSRLCSCPSARMLVVGVFILVLVASMAMALYFLPGCTFTKAGCGKDNSSTPMDPSYPNSTNGELFPWNALRLPASVRPVNYDLSLTPNLTSMTFTGRTVINMTILHDTKRIVLHSSELIITKATFQVGEDKSVEVKVLEYKPWQQIAVSFPEDLKVGQVCVLTLDYAANLSHTYDGFYNSSYNDKTGAKRVLAATQFEPQAARKAFPCFDEPAFKATFLVRITREPGYITLSNMPQAKTTTLPSGLLEDEFEQTGVNMSTYLVAFIVANFTSITRNVSNTLVSVYSVPEKKEHTHYALDTASTLLHFYNTFFHIDYPLRKLDLVAIPDFLAGAMENWGLITFRETSLLVGNQSSPLDKQLIANVVAHELAHQWFGNLVTMRWWNDLWLNEGFATYWQYTSLMTEFPQLDLGNVFLGVRFKAMAKDSLNSSHPVSVSSQVTTPEQVSEMFDSVTYEKGASLLLMLKTTLPDGQFRNGLIKYLDNYRGSNTVTDDLWNSLTQAQVLPQQENVSDMMRTWTLQNGFPLVTVSRKGGHVTLTQEHFLLSADNATHTSNLWHIPVTYVNDSCSSAPSCRQIFTLRNKTATLNVSDSVKWLKFNYMNTGFYIVHYGDEGWATLIDALKTDINTLTPHDRASLIHNIFALSRLGRVSFRQVLNLLDYATNETETAPLTEALSQLSSVYRLLDKRQEQRLVARMKVYIWGHFGQLMDSQDWGEEESVSRQELRSVLLEMACSLGRQNCTDQATALYDQWTNSNQTKQIPGDLQRVVFSTAAQSDLRWLSLMEAYSSTTYDSEKRKILQALASTQDPQSIVWILRTGLEGGIIQTQELPLVISTMSDGFAGHLLVWDFVKENWDRIIEKFPVGSYPIQSIIKSTTSQFSTQTHLEEVQGFFSSLKERGSQMRSVQEALETIRLNQLWMDRNLPTLRIWL; this is encoded by the exons AGCGAGCGTCCCTGCCCAGGAACATGATAGAGAACAGTATGTTTGAGGAGGAACCTGACGTGGTGGACCTGGCTAAAGACTCTACAGCTTTCCCG GCATTGGAACCAGATGAGGTGGTGTACGAGCCCCGTAGCTCCCGTCTGCTGGTGCGAGGTCTGGGAGAGAACGACCTGGACGATGAGGAGGAGGACTATGAGTCGTCAGCCCGCCTACTGGGCATGTCCTTCATGAACAGAAGCTCCACCCACAATCCTAGCCCCTCCCCTTACAACAGACAGGCTCCATCCAG GTTATGTTCCTGCCCCTCGGCTCGTATGCTGGTGGTGGGCGTGTTCATCTTGGTACTGGTCGCATCCATGGCGATGGCTCTCTACTTCCTGCCTGGCTGTACCTTCActaag GCTGGCTGTGGTAAGGATAACTCCTCCACTCCTATGGATCCATCCTATCCTAACAGCACCAATGGGGAGCTGTTTCCCTGGAATGCGCTCCGACTCCCAGCCAGTGTACGGCCTGTGAACTATGACCTCTCCTTGACCCCTAACCTGACTTCCATGACCTTCACTGGCCGCACTGTCATCAACATGACAATACTACACGACACCAAGCGCATAGTTCTGCACAGCTCTGAACTCATTATCACCAAGGCAACCTTCCAG GTTGGAGAGGATAAGAGTGTTGAGGTGAAGGTGTTGGAGTATAAACCATGGCAGCAGATAGCTGTCAGCTTCCCAGAGGATCTGAAGGtaggccaggtgtgtgtgttaacgtTGGACTACGCAGCCAACCTCTCACACACCTATGACGGCTTCTACAACAGCTCCTACAACGACAAGACTGGAGCCAAGAG GGTCCTAGCTGCCACCCAGTTTGAGCCCCAGGCAGCCAGGAAGGCCTTCCCCTGTTTTGATGAGCCGGCTTTTAAAGCCACTTTCCTGGTCAGGATCACAAGGGAGCCTGGATACATCACTCTGTCCAACATGCcccag GCTAAGACGACTACATTACCCAGCGGCCTATTGGAGGATGAGTTTGAGCAGACTGGCGTTAATATGAGCACCTACCTGGTGGCCTTCATCGTAGCCAACTTCACCAGCATTACTAGAAACGTCTCCAATACACTG gtgtCAGTGTACTCTGTGCCAGAGAagaaggaacacacacactatgctctGGACACAGCCTCCACGCTGCTGCACTTCTACAACACCTTCTTTCACATCGACTACCCTCTGAGGAAActag acCTGGTTGCTATCCCAGACTTTCTGGCGGGGGCGATGGAGAACTGGGGTCTGATCACCTTTAGAGAGACCAGCCTGCTGGTGGGAAACCAGTCCTCTCCTCTCGACAAACAACTCATCGCTAACGTCGTAGCCCACGAGCTCGCTCaccag TGGTTTGGGAACCTGGTGACGATGCGTTGGTGGAATGACCTGTGGCTGAACGAAGGCTTCGCCACCTACTGGCAGTACACGTCCCTAATGACAGAGTTCCCACAGCTGGACCTA GGCAATGTGTTCCTGGGGGTGCGCTTTAAGGCCATGGCCAAAGATTCTTTAAACTCCTCCCACCCAGTGTCAGTGTCATCCCAGGTGACCACACCTGAGCAGGTGTCTGAGATGTTTGACTCTGTCACCTATGAGAAG ggTGCTTCCCTCCTGCTGATGTTGAAAACCACTCTGCCAGACGGTCAGTTCAGGAATGGACTCATAAAATACCTGGATAACTACAGAGGATCTAACACTGTTACTGATGATCTCTGGAACAGTCTCACCCAG GCCCAGGTGCTTCCCCAGCAGGAGAATGTGTCAGACATGATGAGAACATGGACGCTGCAAAACGGCTTCCCATTAGTCACCGTCAGCCGCAAGGGTGGTCACGTGACGCTCACGCAGGAACACTTCCTGCTCTCCGCAGACAACGCCACACACACCTCTAA CCTGTGGCATATCCCTGTGACGTATGTGAATGACAGCTGTAGCTCTGCCCCTTCCTGCAGACAGATCTTCACGCTGAGAAATAAGACAG CGACTCTGAATGTGTCGGACAGTGTGAAGTGGCTGAAGTTCAACTACATGAACACGGGCTTCTATATAGTTCACTATGGAGACGAGGGCTGGGCCACTCTCATAGATGCTCTTAAGACTGATATCAACACACTCACACCCCACGACCGCGCTTCACTCATACACAACATCTTTGCCCTgtccag ACTGGGTCGTGTGTCCTTCCGTCAAGTTTTAAATCTGTTGGACTATGCCACCAATGAGACTGAGACTGCTCCTCTGACAGAGGCCCTGTCACAGCTCAGCTCTGTCTACAGACTACTGGACAAGAGACAGGAGCAAAGACTGGTGGCCCGCATGAAg GTGTACATTTGGGGTCATTTTGGCCAGCTGATGGACAGTCAggactggggagaggaggagagtgtgtCCAGACAGGAGCTGAGGTCAGTCCTGCTAGAGATGGCCTGTAGTCTGGGACGGCAGAACTGTACTGACCAGGCCACGGCCCTCTACGACCAGTGGACCAACTCCAACCAAACCAAACA gATCCCAGGTGATTTGCAGCGAGTGGTGTTCTCTACAGCGGCCCAGTCTGACCTCAGATGGCTTTCTCTCATGGAGGCATACAGTTCCACCACATATGACTCTGAGAAACGCAAGATACTGCAGGCCCTGGCCTCCACACAGGACCCACAAAGCATTGTATG GATTCTGAGAACGGGGCTTGAGGGAGGGATTATCCAGACCCAGGAGCTGCCATTGGTCATCAGCACCATGAGTGACGGCTTCGCTGGCCACTTGCTCGTCTGGGACTTTGTCAAAGAGAACTGGGACAGGATCATAGAGAA GTTCCCAGTGGGGTCCTATCCCATCCAAAGCATAATCAAGTCCACCACCTCCCAGTTCTCCACTCAGACACACCTGGAGGAG gtccagGGTTTCTTCTCCAGTCTGAAGGAGCGGGGGTCTCAGATGCGTAGCGTCCAGGAGGCTTTAGAGACCATCAGACTGAACCAGCTCTGGATGGACAGGAACCTCCCAACACTCAGAATATGGCTCTAA
- the LOC115117953 gene encoding leucyl-cystinyl aminopeptidase-like isoform X3 translates to MEDPFDSERASLPRNMIENSMFEEEPDVVDLAKDSTAFPALEPDEVVYEPRSSRLLVRGLGENDLDDEEEDYESSARLLGMSFMNRSSTHNPSPSPYNRQAPSRLCSCPSARMLVVGVFILVLVASMAMALYFLPGCTFTKAGCGKDNSSTPMDPSYPNSTNGELFPWNALRLPASVRPVNYDLSLTPNLTSMTFTGRTVINMTILHDTKRIVLHSSELIITKATFQVGEDKSVEVKVLEYKPWQQIAVSFPEDLKVGQVCVLTLDYAANLSHTYDGFYNSSYNDKTGAKRVLAATQFEPQAARKAFPCFDEPAFKATFLVRITREPGYITLSNMPQAKTTTLPSGLLEDEFEQTGVNMSTYLVAFIVANFTSITRNVSNTLVSVYSVPEKKEHTHYALDTASTLLHFYNTFFHIDYPLRKLDLVAIPDFLAGAMENWGLITFRETSLLVGNQSSPLDKQLIANVVAHELAHQWFGNLVTMRWWNDLWLNEGFATYWQYTSLMTEFPQLDLGNVFLGVRFKAMAKDSLNSSHPVSVSSQVTTPEQVSEMFDSVTYEKGASLLLMLKTTLPDGQFRNGLIKYLDNYRGSNTVTDDLWNSLTQAQVLPQQENVSDMMRTWTLQNGFPLVTVSRKGGHVTLTQEHFLLSADNATHTSNLWHIPVTYVNDSCSSAPSCRQIFTLRNKTATLNVSDSVKWLKFNYMNTGFYIVHYGDEGWATLIDALKTDINTLTPHDRASLIHNIFALSRLGRVSFRQVLNLLDYATNETETAPLTEALSQLSSVYRLLDKRQEQRLVARMKVYIWGHFGQLMDSQDWGEEESVSRQELRSVLLEMACSLGRQNCTDQATALYDQWTNSNQTKQ, encoded by the exons AGCGAGCGTCCCTGCCCAGGAACATGATAGAGAACAGTATGTTTGAGGAGGAACCTGACGTGGTGGACCTGGCTAAAGACTCTACAGCTTTCCCG GCATTGGAACCAGATGAGGTGGTGTACGAGCCCCGTAGCTCCCGTCTGCTGGTGCGAGGTCTGGGAGAGAACGACCTGGACGATGAGGAGGAGGACTATGAGTCGTCAGCCCGCCTACTGGGCATGTCCTTCATGAACAGAAGCTCCACCCACAATCCTAGCCCCTCCCCTTACAACAGACAGGCTCCATCCAG GTTATGTTCCTGCCCCTCGGCTCGTATGCTGGTGGTGGGCGTGTTCATCTTGGTACTGGTCGCATCCATGGCGATGGCTCTCTACTTCCTGCCTGGCTGTACCTTCActaag GCTGGCTGTGGTAAGGATAACTCCTCCACTCCTATGGATCCATCCTATCCTAACAGCACCAATGGGGAGCTGTTTCCCTGGAATGCGCTCCGACTCCCAGCCAGTGTACGGCCTGTGAACTATGACCTCTCCTTGACCCCTAACCTGACTTCCATGACCTTCACTGGCCGCACTGTCATCAACATGACAATACTACACGACACCAAGCGCATAGTTCTGCACAGCTCTGAACTCATTATCACCAAGGCAACCTTCCAG GTTGGAGAGGATAAGAGTGTTGAGGTGAAGGTGTTGGAGTATAAACCATGGCAGCAGATAGCTGTCAGCTTCCCAGAGGATCTGAAGGtaggccaggtgtgtgtgttaacgtTGGACTACGCAGCCAACCTCTCACACACCTATGACGGCTTCTACAACAGCTCCTACAACGACAAGACTGGAGCCAAGAG GGTCCTAGCTGCCACCCAGTTTGAGCCCCAGGCAGCCAGGAAGGCCTTCCCCTGTTTTGATGAGCCGGCTTTTAAAGCCACTTTCCTGGTCAGGATCACAAGGGAGCCTGGATACATCACTCTGTCCAACATGCcccag GCTAAGACGACTACATTACCCAGCGGCCTATTGGAGGATGAGTTTGAGCAGACTGGCGTTAATATGAGCACCTACCTGGTGGCCTTCATCGTAGCCAACTTCACCAGCATTACTAGAAACGTCTCCAATACACTG gtgtCAGTGTACTCTGTGCCAGAGAagaaggaacacacacactatgctctGGACACAGCCTCCACGCTGCTGCACTTCTACAACACCTTCTTTCACATCGACTACCCTCTGAGGAAActag acCTGGTTGCTATCCCAGACTTTCTGGCGGGGGCGATGGAGAACTGGGGTCTGATCACCTTTAGAGAGACCAGCCTGCTGGTGGGAAACCAGTCCTCTCCTCTCGACAAACAACTCATCGCTAACGTCGTAGCCCACGAGCTCGCTCaccag TGGTTTGGGAACCTGGTGACGATGCGTTGGTGGAATGACCTGTGGCTGAACGAAGGCTTCGCCACCTACTGGCAGTACACGTCCCTAATGACAGAGTTCCCACAGCTGGACCTA GGCAATGTGTTCCTGGGGGTGCGCTTTAAGGCCATGGCCAAAGATTCTTTAAACTCCTCCCACCCAGTGTCAGTGTCATCCCAGGTGACCACACCTGAGCAGGTGTCTGAGATGTTTGACTCTGTCACCTATGAGAAG ggTGCTTCCCTCCTGCTGATGTTGAAAACCACTCTGCCAGACGGTCAGTTCAGGAATGGACTCATAAAATACCTGGATAACTACAGAGGATCTAACACTGTTACTGATGATCTCTGGAACAGTCTCACCCAG GCCCAGGTGCTTCCCCAGCAGGAGAATGTGTCAGACATGATGAGAACATGGACGCTGCAAAACGGCTTCCCATTAGTCACCGTCAGCCGCAAGGGTGGTCACGTGACGCTCACGCAGGAACACTTCCTGCTCTCCGCAGACAACGCCACACACACCTCTAA CCTGTGGCATATCCCTGTGACGTATGTGAATGACAGCTGTAGCTCTGCCCCTTCCTGCAGACAGATCTTCACGCTGAGAAATAAGACAG CGACTCTGAATGTGTCGGACAGTGTGAAGTGGCTGAAGTTCAACTACATGAACACGGGCTTCTATATAGTTCACTATGGAGACGAGGGCTGGGCCACTCTCATAGATGCTCTTAAGACTGATATCAACACACTCACACCCCACGACCGCGCTTCACTCATACACAACATCTTTGCCCTgtccag ACTGGGTCGTGTGTCCTTCCGTCAAGTTTTAAATCTGTTGGACTATGCCACCAATGAGACTGAGACTGCTCCTCTGACAGAGGCCCTGTCACAGCTCAGCTCTGTCTACAGACTACTGGACAAGAGACAGGAGCAAAGACTGGTGGCCCGCATGAAg GTGTACATTTGGGGTCATTTTGGCCAGCTGATGGACAGTCAggactggggagaggaggagagtgtgtCCAGACAGGAGCTGAGGTCAGTCCTGCTAGAGATGGCCTGTAGTCTGGGACGGCAGAACTGTACTGACCAGGCCACGGCCCTCTACGACCAGTGGACCAACTCCAACCAAACCAAACAGTAG
- the LOC115117953 gene encoding leucyl-cystinyl aminopeptidase-like isoform X2, with protein sequence MMSSKEALSLKAGCGKDNSSTPMDPSYPNSTNGELFPWNALRLPASVRPVNYDLSLTPNLTSMTFTGRTVINMTILHDTKRIVLHSSELIITKATFQVGEDKSVEVKVLEYKPWQQIAVSFPEDLKVGQVCVLTLDYAANLSHTYDGFYNSSYNDKTGAKRVLAATQFEPQAARKAFPCFDEPAFKATFLVRITREPGYITLSNMPQAKTTTLPSGLLEDEFEQTGVNMSTYLVAFIVANFTSITRNVSNTLVSVYSVPEKKEHTHYALDTASTLLHFYNTFFHIDYPLRKLDLVAIPDFLAGAMENWGLITFRETSLLVGNQSSPLDKQLIANVVAHELAHQWFGNLVTMRWWNDLWLNEGFATYWQYTSLMTEFPQLDLGNVFLGVRFKAMAKDSLNSSHPVSVSSQVTTPEQVSEMFDSVTYEKGASLLLMLKTTLPDGQFRNGLIKYLDNYRGSNTVTDDLWNSLTQAQVLPQQENVSDMMRTWTLQNGFPLVTVSRKGGHVTLTQEHFLLSADNATHTSNLWHIPVTYVNDSCSSAPSCRQIFTLRNKTATLNVSDSVKWLKFNYMNTGFYIVHYGDEGWATLIDALKTDINTLTPHDRASLIHNIFALSRLGRVSFRQVLNLLDYATNETETAPLTEALSQLSSVYRLLDKRQEQRLVARMKVYIWGHFGQLMDSQDWGEEESVSRQELRSVLLEMACSLGRQNCTDQATALYDQWTNSNQTKQIPGDLQRVVFSTAAQSDLRWLSLMEAYSSTTYDSEKRKILQALASTQDPQSIVWILRTGLEGGIIQTQELPLVISTMSDGFAGHLLVWDFVKENWDRIIEKFPVGSYPIQSIIKSTTSQFSTQTHLEEVQGFFSSLKERGSQMRSVQEALETIRLNQLWMDRNLPTLRIWL encoded by the exons atgatgtcaagcaaagaggcactgagtttgaag GCTGGCTGTGGTAAGGATAACTCCTCCACTCCTATGGATCCATCCTATCCTAACAGCACCAATGGGGAGCTGTTTCCCTGGAATGCGCTCCGACTCCCAGCCAGTGTACGGCCTGTGAACTATGACCTCTCCTTGACCCCTAACCTGACTTCCATGACCTTCACTGGCCGCACTGTCATCAACATGACAATACTACACGACACCAAGCGCATAGTTCTGCACAGCTCTGAACTCATTATCACCAAGGCAACCTTCCAG GTTGGAGAGGATAAGAGTGTTGAGGTGAAGGTGTTGGAGTATAAACCATGGCAGCAGATAGCTGTCAGCTTCCCAGAGGATCTGAAGGtaggccaggtgtgtgtgttaacgtTGGACTACGCAGCCAACCTCTCACACACCTATGACGGCTTCTACAACAGCTCCTACAACGACAAGACTGGAGCCAAGAG GGTCCTAGCTGCCACCCAGTTTGAGCCCCAGGCAGCCAGGAAGGCCTTCCCCTGTTTTGATGAGCCGGCTTTTAAAGCCACTTTCCTGGTCAGGATCACAAGGGAGCCTGGATACATCACTCTGTCCAACATGCcccag GCTAAGACGACTACATTACCCAGCGGCCTATTGGAGGATGAGTTTGAGCAGACTGGCGTTAATATGAGCACCTACCTGGTGGCCTTCATCGTAGCCAACTTCACCAGCATTACTAGAAACGTCTCCAATACACTG gtgtCAGTGTACTCTGTGCCAGAGAagaaggaacacacacactatgctctGGACACAGCCTCCACGCTGCTGCACTTCTACAACACCTTCTTTCACATCGACTACCCTCTGAGGAAActag acCTGGTTGCTATCCCAGACTTTCTGGCGGGGGCGATGGAGAACTGGGGTCTGATCACCTTTAGAGAGACCAGCCTGCTGGTGGGAAACCAGTCCTCTCCTCTCGACAAACAACTCATCGCTAACGTCGTAGCCCACGAGCTCGCTCaccag TGGTTTGGGAACCTGGTGACGATGCGTTGGTGGAATGACCTGTGGCTGAACGAAGGCTTCGCCACCTACTGGCAGTACACGTCCCTAATGACAGAGTTCCCACAGCTGGACCTA GGCAATGTGTTCCTGGGGGTGCGCTTTAAGGCCATGGCCAAAGATTCTTTAAACTCCTCCCACCCAGTGTCAGTGTCATCCCAGGTGACCACACCTGAGCAGGTGTCTGAGATGTTTGACTCTGTCACCTATGAGAAG ggTGCTTCCCTCCTGCTGATGTTGAAAACCACTCTGCCAGACGGTCAGTTCAGGAATGGACTCATAAAATACCTGGATAACTACAGAGGATCTAACACTGTTACTGATGATCTCTGGAACAGTCTCACCCAG GCCCAGGTGCTTCCCCAGCAGGAGAATGTGTCAGACATGATGAGAACATGGACGCTGCAAAACGGCTTCCCATTAGTCACCGTCAGCCGCAAGGGTGGTCACGTGACGCTCACGCAGGAACACTTCCTGCTCTCCGCAGACAACGCCACACACACCTCTAA CCTGTGGCATATCCCTGTGACGTATGTGAATGACAGCTGTAGCTCTGCCCCTTCCTGCAGACAGATCTTCACGCTGAGAAATAAGACAG CGACTCTGAATGTGTCGGACAGTGTGAAGTGGCTGAAGTTCAACTACATGAACACGGGCTTCTATATAGTTCACTATGGAGACGAGGGCTGGGCCACTCTCATAGATGCTCTTAAGACTGATATCAACACACTCACACCCCACGACCGCGCTTCACTCATACACAACATCTTTGCCCTgtccag ACTGGGTCGTGTGTCCTTCCGTCAAGTTTTAAATCTGTTGGACTATGCCACCAATGAGACTGAGACTGCTCCTCTGACAGAGGCCCTGTCACAGCTCAGCTCTGTCTACAGACTACTGGACAAGAGACAGGAGCAAAGACTGGTGGCCCGCATGAAg GTGTACATTTGGGGTCATTTTGGCCAGCTGATGGACAGTCAggactggggagaggaggagagtgtgtCCAGACAGGAGCTGAGGTCAGTCCTGCTAGAGATGGCCTGTAGTCTGGGACGGCAGAACTGTACTGACCAGGCCACGGCCCTCTACGACCAGTGGACCAACTCCAACCAAACCAAACA gATCCCAGGTGATTTGCAGCGAGTGGTGTTCTCTACAGCGGCCCAGTCTGACCTCAGATGGCTTTCTCTCATGGAGGCATACAGTTCCACCACATATGACTCTGAGAAACGCAAGATACTGCAGGCCCTGGCCTCCACACAGGACCCACAAAGCATTGTATG GATTCTGAGAACGGGGCTTGAGGGAGGGATTATCCAGACCCAGGAGCTGCCATTGGTCATCAGCACCATGAGTGACGGCTTCGCTGGCCACTTGCTCGTCTGGGACTTTGTCAAAGAGAACTGGGACAGGATCATAGAGAA GTTCCCAGTGGGGTCCTATCCCATCCAAAGCATAATCAAGTCCACCACCTCCCAGTTCTCCACTCAGACACACCTGGAGGAG gtccagGGTTTCTTCTCCAGTCTGAAGGAGCGGGGGTCTCAGATGCGTAGCGTCCAGGAGGCTTTAGAGACCATCAGACTGAACCAGCTCTGGATGGACAGGAACCTCCCAACACTCAGAATATGGCTCTAA